The following proteins come from a genomic window of Eisenibacter elegans DSM 3317:
- a CDS encoding tetratricopeptide repeat protein, with protein MYLFVALSWGALWAQNPYVDSLQARLASSSPSRQSIDLLNELAEIFMAIDPRNSRDFLQQSTQLHDQLSQKGDSYAAGKGYSLNLWALLAIYEGDYAKAESYTYRANQQAIQSRSTKLEAKIYQTRAQLKIVQGDYADAFDYALTALRLSEQLQDRLLQAEAHYTLGKVYNALQKYPEALKAFQQVLRLLPHKQSPVLLAKTYNNIGDTHLRQKQYHQARTALNTAFQLNDSLGYQAGKAANLITIGEIYAAQENHYKALEYYQKAFELDQARNSRYEIIYDYNNFGEAYQALNDYTRAIEYHQRARRAAEEIGLRNELLRASKGLADSYAAQNNYRQAYYHHKQYTALREQIFGKDATEQLLDLRSRLDKASLKEKIKSLEQEKTLQQANERQQTTLAYSALIGLGLALIIVVLLVLNIRQAKRSNQLLETQKAAIEAQRADILQKNIEIEAQRDILRDKNDEIERQNLDITNSLRYAQHIQQAMLPLPERISRLIPEFFILLKPKAIVSGDFYWYSEIDPSPIFTPAPANTPASVQSIFQGFDGRKCLIACVDCTGHGVPGAFMSMIGNELLHQIVNDRRIHCPKQILEALHTGVRAALKQEDSGNDDGMDIALCLIDPSNQTLEFAGAKSRILLVSPSRVQEVKGGHKPVGGRQRETYRQFEKQTLAIAPDTTLYMFTDGYEDQFGGANGKKFMRNQLKELLVSIAPLPMPEQRKRLEQRFTHWRQGHEQMDDVLVMGFRMQFNHIDDEEL; from the coding sequence TTGTATCTATTTGTTGCGCTAAGTTGGGGAGCCCTTTGGGCGCAAAACCCCTACGTAGACAGCCTACAAGCCCGCCTAGCCTCCAGTAGCCCTTCGCGCCAGAGTATAGATTTGCTCAATGAGTTGGCGGAGATTTTTATGGCGATAGACCCTCGCAACAGCAGGGACTTCTTACAACAAAGCACCCAACTACACGACCAACTGTCTCAAAAAGGAGATTCCTATGCCGCAGGCAAAGGTTATTCGCTCAATCTTTGGGCCTTACTGGCCATTTATGAGGGCGACTACGCCAAGGCCGAAAGCTATACTTACCGCGCCAACCAGCAGGCCATCCAAAGCCGCAGTACCAAGCTCGAAGCCAAGATATACCAAACACGCGCCCAGCTCAAAATCGTGCAAGGGGATTATGCTGATGCTTTTGACTATGCCTTGACGGCGCTCAGGCTGAGTGAGCAGCTACAAGACCGCCTCTTGCAGGCCGAAGCACACTACACCCTCGGAAAGGTATACAATGCGCTCCAAAAATATCCCGAAGCCCTCAAGGCTTTTCAGCAGGTACTGAGGCTACTGCCCCACAAGCAGTCGCCAGTCTTATTGGCCAAAACTTATAACAATATCGGCGATACACACCTGCGCCAAAAACAATACCACCAAGCGCGCACAGCGCTCAATACGGCTTTTCAGCTCAATGACAGCCTTGGCTATCAAGCGGGCAAAGCGGCCAACCTTATCACTATTGGCGAAATATATGCAGCACAAGAAAACCACTACAAAGCCCTAGAGTATTACCAAAAAGCTTTTGAGCTTGACCAAGCCCGCAATAGCCGCTACGAAATCATCTACGACTACAACAACTTTGGTGAAGCATACCAAGCGCTCAATGACTACACACGCGCCATAGAATACCACCAACGCGCACGCCGCGCCGCCGAGGAGATAGGGCTGCGTAATGAGCTGCTTCGCGCCTCCAAAGGGCTGGCCGATAGCTATGCCGCACAAAATAACTACCGTCAGGCCTATTATCATCACAAGCAATATACAGCGCTGAGAGAGCAGATTTTTGGCAAAGATGCCACCGAGCAGCTACTAGACCTCCGCAGCAGGCTCGATAAAGCTTCGCTCAAAGAAAAAATAAAAAGCCTAGAGCAAGAAAAAACCTTACAACAAGCCAACGAGCGCCAACAAACCACATTGGCCTACAGCGCCCTGATTGGCTTAGGGCTGGCGCTCATTATTGTAGTGTTGTTGGTATTGAACATCAGGCAGGCCAAACGCTCCAATCAGTTACTCGAAACCCAAAAGGCAGCTATAGAAGCACAGCGTGCAGATATTTTACAAAAAAATATTGAAATAGAAGCCCAACGCGACATTTTGAGGGATAAAAACGACGAAATCGAACGCCAAAACCTTGATATTACCAATAGCCTGCGTTATGCACAGCATATCCAACAGGCGATGTTGCCCTTGCCCGAGCGCATCAGCCGCCTGATTCCCGAGTTTTTTATCTTGCTAAAGCCCAAGGCCATTGTCAGTGGTGATTTTTATTGGTATAGCGAAATCGACCCCTCACCCATATTTACCCCCGCTCCGGCCAATACACCTGCCTCTGTGCAAAGTATTTTCCAAGGCTTCGATGGGCGCAAATGCCTCATAGCCTGTGTAGACTGCACCGGCCACGGTGTGCCCGGCGCTTTTATGAGTATGATAGGCAATGAGTTGCTACACCAGATTGTCAATGATCGGCGCATTCATTGTCCAAAGCAAATTTTGGAGGCATTGCACACTGGGGTGCGCGCCGCCCTCAAACAAGAGGACTCCGGCAATGATGATGGCATGGACATCGCCCTCTGCCTCATCGACCCAAGTAACCAAACCTTAGAGTTTGCTGGTGCTAAAAGCCGTATCTTGCTCGTAAGCCCCTCTAGAGTACAGGAGGTCAAAGGTGGGCATAAACCCGTAGGCGGTAGGCAGCGCGAAACATACCGGCAGTTCGAAAAACAGACCTTGGCCATTGCCCCAGATACGACGCTGTATATGTTTACGGATGGTTATGAAGACCAGTTTGGAGGAGCCAATGGGAAAAAATTTATGCGCAACCAACTCAAAGAATTGCTCGTGTCTATTGCCCCACTACCGATGCCCGAGCAGCGCAAACGCCTTGAGCAGCGCTTCACCCACTGGCGGCAAGGGCACGAACAGATGGATGATGTGTTGGTAATGGGCTTTAGAATGCAATTCAATCACATAGACGATGAAGAGCTATAA
- a CDS encoding sensor histidine kinase has translation MTIDPMIQQMDNLDAHRSPKTPARRPAEGILCLLCYGICCVGLITWLGKHELSAQPYTLDGLQAAGAKIYVWSSAPAALSWQELQGLTDAQTGFESLKRNKSLVFNKQKPTDVLWLRISHWPNTQEPLTYFHLALSTTDSVSIYALTQDGQLHQYEGGAYWPLSERYLPHSGLFFPIPPNIQTYYVRIWVKDVGVLTSSFRTEAQTLRYLQRDILRQGMYWGLVLVMLLYYLLLFLYRPRASLGWYCLHIVSFTTLTGLYTNQLMYIWPALAQWLQAYRLSLYLICLIPAMGLMVSLLETQRHTPIIHRGLGAWALILLGLAAYNAVFVNAPIPTVWPIFITILVMTIQSAYLVPKNPFQNGLFLASRLTYLLAIIIIILSRTGVIPSTELMLQVPQLGFFVELVLLGLSVSSQLYIHQKQMAHDRKEALDSLTQQQQILEQKVRERTQALEASQIEIAEQNKHLLEQNYLISAKQEELELLYKRIQASEGVLRKAYLMLKNREEEIQKQNEEITAQNEELFQYSQELRTQYDIFERQHQQLLSAKDTIEAQNQLLQQYNENLEKEVAERLHQIRLINDELMQQNYQLEQSGFLMAHNLRAPVARIIGLSRILDPTTLNEDSRFITQKIHDEAVGLDNIIRDLNMLLEVKKGLSTAFEALDPEEVFDEACFNLKSDIEQTNACIEAVFELKIIQSVRPYLRSIFLNLLSNALKYRQEGKPPHIQVNLRRADETRFELTFRDNGLGIDLKAAGPHLFKLYKRFHLHREGRGMGLYLIRSQVESMGGQIRLESEVGKGTCFYIILPIFAQGQATQIDTEAQEASPLQPPSPQS, from the coding sequence ATGACTATTGACCCTATGATACAACAAATGGATAACCTAGATGCGCACAGATCTCCCAAAACGCCGGCCAGACGACCGGCCGAGGGGATACTCTGCTTGCTGTGTTATGGGATATGTTGTGTGGGGTTGATAACTTGGTTGGGAAAGCACGAGCTCTCGGCGCAGCCCTATACATTGGATGGATTACAGGCTGCCGGAGCCAAAATATACGTTTGGAGTTCGGCTCCTGCGGCGCTCTCGTGGCAAGAATTACAAGGCCTTACTGATGCGCAAACCGGCTTTGAGTCGCTGAAACGCAATAAGAGTTTGGTGTTTAATAAACAAAAACCTACCGATGTCCTTTGGCTCAGAATCAGCCACTGGCCCAATACCCAAGAACCCTTGACCTATTTTCATCTGGCGCTCTCTACCACGGATAGTGTCAGTATCTATGCACTGACTCAAGATGGGCAGTTACACCAGTATGAAGGTGGGGCTTACTGGCCTTTGTCCGAAAGATACCTGCCACATAGTGGATTATTTTTCCCCATTCCCCCCAATATCCAAACCTATTATGTCCGTATTTGGGTCAAAGATGTGGGTGTCCTGACCTCTAGCTTCCGTACCGAAGCCCAAACACTACGCTATCTACAGCGTGATATTTTAAGGCAAGGGATGTACTGGGGTCTGGTATTGGTGATGTTGCTGTATTACTTATTGTTGTTTTTGTACCGGCCTAGGGCAAGTTTGGGCTGGTATTGCCTCCATATTGTTAGCTTTACCACACTTACAGGCTTGTATACCAATCAGCTGATGTATATATGGCCGGCACTGGCACAATGGCTCCAAGCTTACCGGTTGAGTCTGTATTTGATTTGCCTTATTCCGGCAATGGGTTTGATGGTCAGTTTGCTAGAAACACAGAGACACACCCCAATCATTCACCGAGGGCTTGGCGCTTGGGCTTTGATTTTATTAGGTTTGGCCGCATACAACGCGGTGTTTGTCAATGCCCCCATCCCAACGGTTTGGCCGATATTCATCACCATTCTGGTGATGACAATCCAATCGGCCTACCTAGTGCCCAAGAACCCCTTTCAAAATGGGCTTTTCTTGGCCTCAAGGCTCACCTATTTGCTGGCCATCATCATCATTATTCTTAGCAGAACGGGAGTGATTCCTAGCACAGAACTGATGCTTCAGGTGCCGCAGTTGGGCTTTTTTGTAGAATTAGTGCTTTTGGGTTTGAGTGTTTCGTCGCAGCTGTACATTCACCAAAAACAAATGGCGCACGACCGGAAGGAGGCCCTCGACTCGCTTACCCAACAACAACAAATACTTGAGCAAAAAGTGCGCGAACGTACCCAAGCCCTAGAAGCCTCACAAATCGAAATAGCCGAACAAAACAAACATCTCCTAGAGCAAAACTACCTTATCAGTGCCAAACAAGAAGAGCTGGAACTCTTGTATAAGCGTATCCAAGCCAGCGAAGGAGTGCTGCGCAAGGCCTACTTGATGCTCAAAAATAGGGAGGAGGAGATTCAGAAGCAAAACGAAGAAATCACTGCCCAAAACGAGGAGCTGTTCCAATATAGCCAAGAGCTACGAACACAATATGACATCTTTGAGCGCCAACACCAGCAACTCCTGTCAGCCAAGGATACCATTGAGGCACAAAACCAACTGCTCCAACAATATAACGAAAACCTCGAAAAAGAAGTAGCCGAACGCTTACATCAAATCCGGCTTATCAATGATGAGCTGATGCAGCAAAATTATCAGCTCGAACAATCGGGCTTCTTGATGGCACACAACCTGCGAGCACCTGTAGCGCGCATTATCGGACTCTCACGCATCCTTGACCCCACAACGCTCAATGAAGACAGCCGATTTATTACCCAAAAAATACACGACGAAGCCGTAGGCCTTGATAATATCATCCGAGACCTCAATATGTTGCTCGAAGTCAAAAAAGGCTTGAGCACAGCCTTTGAGGCACTAGATCCGGAAGAGGTTTTTGATGAGGCTTGCTTCAACCTGAAATCTGATATCGAGCAGACCAACGCCTGTATTGAGGCAGTATTTGAGCTCAAAATCATCCAGTCTGTACGCCCTTATTTGCGCAGTATTTTCCTCAATTTGCTCAGCAATGCGCTCAAATACCGCCAAGAGGGTAAGCCGCCCCATATACAAGTCAATCTCCGACGGGCTGATGAGACACGTTTCGAGTTGACCTTTCGCGACAATGGCCTCGGGATTGACCTCAAGGCTGCTGGGCCGCACTTGTTCAAGCTCTACAAACGCTTTCACCTCCATCGCGAGGGGCGCGGGATGGGGCTGTACCTTATCCGCTCTCAGGTAGAATCGATGGGCGGGCAGATACGCCTAGAGAGCGAGGTAGGCAAAGGAACTTGTTTTTATATCATCTTGCCTATTTTTGCGCAGGGGCAAGCAACTCAAATTGATACGGAAGCCCAGGAGGCATCGCCTTTACAGCCTCCGTCCCCTCAATCGTAA
- a CDS encoding sodium:solute symporter family transporter yields MASNELIIATWILISLYAAVVLVLTIRAARRTGSMADYAVGSTHFSPVAVGLSLAASMTSAATFIINPGFIALYGLSGFLSLAVVLPAAAMLSLYVLTKRFRSQGQVVRALTMAQWMGSRYGSQGYAMFFAFLSLLLLTFIVLICVGLTTILSKSLNVAPLYVLIGIVVFVFGYMMFGGANAMVYTNTIQAVLMLVVSFVLLGSGYEHFSQGVQGFVAKLAAIDTNLVGWTNPQSLLFRDYFEVIFCQIVVGVAIVCQPHIITKSLILKEEQEVNRYLLTGMSAQVIFFFVVFVGLYARLQFPDLTLGGQALKMDEIMSTYVVARFPVYIGLVVVLGLIFAGLSTLEGLIQSLSTTITADILKPLFGNRLIRDEAGRGLIAEMVLNRLVIVLLGVAAVWLSYEQILAPNLSVGIFAQNGVYAYFSAAFVPVLVGIFAKHITLAVPVSASITAVVVHFSVYYGGLTPYTQGAVRNPGVASALAIVASVVVAWTVWLVVRKRQASRVLSQTPVL; encoded by the coding sequence ATGGCTTCTAACGAACTCATCATAGCTACTTGGATTTTGATTTCGCTCTATGCAGCGGTAGTATTGGTCTTGACTATCAGGGCGGCGCGCCGCACCGGCAGTATGGCTGATTATGCCGTAGGCAGTACGCATTTTTCTCCTGTAGCCGTAGGGTTATCGTTGGCCGCTTCGATGACAAGTGCAGCCACCTTTATCATCAATCCGGGCTTTATCGCATTGTATGGCCTGAGTGGCTTTTTATCATTGGCGGTGGTATTGCCGGCGGCGGCGATGTTGTCGTTGTATGTCCTGACGAAGCGCTTTCGTTCTCAAGGGCAGGTAGTTCGCGCTCTTACGATGGCGCAATGGATGGGCAGCCGCTATGGTAGCCAAGGCTATGCGATGTTTTTTGCTTTTTTGTCTTTGCTCTTGCTCACCTTTATTGTGTTAATATGTGTTGGGCTGACAACCATCCTCTCTAAGTCGCTCAATGTAGCGCCCCTGTATGTGTTGATTGGGATTGTGGTGTTTGTGTTTGGGTACATGATGTTTGGCGGTGCCAATGCGATGGTCTACACCAATACCATCCAAGCCGTATTGATGCTAGTAGTGTCGTTTGTTCTGCTAGGCTCAGGCTATGAGCACTTTAGCCAAGGTGTACAAGGCTTTGTAGCCAAGTTGGCGGCCATCGATACTAACCTCGTGGGCTGGACCAACCCACAGAGCCTGCTCTTCAGAGACTATTTCGAGGTCATCTTCTGCCAGATAGTAGTAGGGGTGGCCATTGTTTGTCAGCCTCATATCATCACCAAATCCCTTATACTCAAAGAAGAACAGGAAGTAAACCGCTATCTCCTTACGGGTATGAGCGCTCAGGTTATTTTCTTCTTCGTGGTGTTTGTGGGTTTGTATGCCCGTCTGCAATTCCCCGACCTGACCCTAGGTGGGCAGGCGCTCAAGATGGACGAGATTATGTCTACTTATGTTGTGGCGCGCTTTCCGGTATACATTGGTTTGGTCGTAGTACTGGGGCTGATTTTCGCTGGCTTGTCTACCCTCGAAGGCCTGATACAGTCCCTTTCTACTACGATTACGGCAGACATCCTGAAGCCCTTGTTTGGCAATCGCCTTATCCGTGACGAAGCCGGGCGCGGCCTGATAGCCGAAATGGTGCTCAACCGTTTGGTGATAGTACTCTTGGGTGTGGCGGCAGTATGGCTGTCTTACGAGCAAATCCTTGCCCCCAATCTAAGCGTGGGAATCTTTGCCCAAAATGGTGTCTATGCCTACTTTTCAGCCGCCTTTGTGCCGGTATTGGTAGGTATTTTTGCGAAGCATATCACCTTGGCCGTGCCGGTGAGTGCTTCGATAACGGCAGTAGTGGTACACTTTAGTGTGTATTATGGCGGCCTTACGCCCTATACCCAAGGGGCGGTGCGTAACCCCGGTGTGGCTTCGGCCTTGGCCATTGTGGCCTCGGTAGTGGTGGCATGGACTGTCTGGCTGGTAGTGCGCAAACGCCAAGCCTCCCGTGTCCTTAGCCAAACCCCGGTACTGTAG
- the murB gene encoding UDP-N-acetylmuramate dehydrogenase, with the protein MSLHILEHHSLLPYNTFGIDVKARYFVSVHTLDDLRDALRHFSQTPTLILGGGSNVLFTQDFEGLVLHICLKGIDLLETGENGRVWVSAAAGEPWHPFVQHCLAQGWAGLENLSLIPGTVGAAPLQNIGAYGMELKDAVYQVKALNRQSLEIEVFEVKDCAFAYRESVFKRQLKDQYVITEVVFELTTGIPTLRLGYGDIQATLEAMGCQDPSPLEVSEAVCRIRRSKLPDPAEIGNAGSFFKNPIIQTTQFLKISQQYPQMPSYLLNPMEVKVPAGWLIEQAGWKGKRLGAIGVHPKQALVLVNYGGAAGREIAALSADIQADVMQKFGIQLQPEINIIG; encoded by the coding sequence ATGTCGCTTCATATTTTAGAGCACCACTCCCTATTGCCTTACAATACCTTTGGCATTGATGTCAAAGCACGCTATTTTGTGTCTGTACATACCCTCGACGACCTCCGTGATGCCTTACGTCATTTTAGCCAAACACCCACCTTGATTCTGGGCGGCGGAAGCAATGTGTTATTTACCCAAGATTTTGAAGGCCTTGTGTTGCACATTTGTCTCAAGGGCATCGATTTACTCGAAACCGGCGAAAATGGACGGGTATGGGTATCGGCAGCTGCCGGAGAGCCTTGGCATCCCTTCGTACAACATTGCTTGGCGCAGGGCTGGGCTGGTTTGGAGAATCTGTCACTCATCCCGGGGACTGTTGGGGCTGCCCCTCTACAAAATATAGGTGCTTATGGTATGGAGTTGAAGGATGCCGTCTATCAGGTCAAAGCCCTCAATAGGCAAAGCCTTGAGATAGAGGTTTTTGAGGTCAAAGACTGTGCCTTTGCTTATCGTGAAAGCGTTTTCAAACGCCAACTCAAAGACCAATATGTGATTACGGAAGTGGTGTTTGAGCTGACAACAGGCATCCCTACCCTACGCCTTGGCTACGGTGATATTCAGGCAACTTTGGAGGCGATGGGCTGCCAAGACCCTAGCCCTCTAGAAGTAAGCGAGGCTGTTTGTCGGATTCGCCGGAGCAAGCTCCCTGACCCGGCAGAGATTGGTAATGCAGGTAGCTTTTTCAAAAACCCCATTATCCAAACAACACAATTTCTAAAGATTTCCCAACAATACCCTCAGATGCCTTCTTATCTGCTAAACCCGATGGAGGTCAAAGTACCTGCCGGATGGTTGATTGAGCAAGCCGGATGGAAAGGGAAGCGCCTTGGGGCTATCGGGGTACACCCCAAGCAAGCACTGGTATTGGTCAACTATGGTGGCGCGGCCGGACGGGAAATAGCTGCTTTGTCTGCTGATATTCAGGCGGATGTGATGCAAAAATTTGGCATCCAATTGCAGCCCGAAATCAATATTATCGGCTGA
- a CDS encoding VOC family protein: protein MKINSVTLTTSKLAALRSFYADTLGLPLCLDEAQRFAVVIGQSTLCFEHSPEAASYHLAFNIPENQLEAGLLWLQQQGVSALDFEQNIIIDFPNWNAHALYFVDPAGNVLELIARHDLDNAQTKAFSADSLLNISEVGLPCPDVGQLYAWLSDFCRVPVYSHISNMTKFCAAGDPQGLFIIVPLERPWFPTSVLNGLYPLRVTIEGTEAVKAMPPGLPYQFELLAPAQK from the coding sequence ATGAAAATCAACAGCGTAACCCTAACAACTAGCAAATTAGCAGCTTTGCGGTCTTTTTATGCCGATACCTTGGGCTTGCCCTTGTGCTTGGACGAGGCGCAACGTTTTGCTGTAGTCATAGGTCAAAGTACGCTTTGTTTTGAGCATAGCCCTGAGGCTGCTTCGTATCATTTGGCTTTCAATATTCCTGAAAATCAACTGGAGGCAGGGCTTCTTTGGCTCCAACAACAAGGTGTCTCAGCGCTGGATTTTGAGCAAAACATCATCATCGACTTCCCCAATTGGAACGCCCACGCGCTGTATTTTGTAGACCCTGCCGGTAATGTGTTGGAATTGATTGCCCGCCACGATTTGGACAATGCCCAAACCAAGGCATTCTCAGCGGACAGCTTGCTCAATATCAGCGAAGTAGGCCTTCCTTGTCCTGATGTAGGCCAACTCTATGCGTGGTTATCAGATTTTTGCCGCGTGCCGGTCTATAGCCATATCAGCAATATGACCAAGTTTTGCGCAGCCGGCGATCCCCAAGGCTTGTTCATCATTGTTCCTTTGGAGCGGCCTTGGTTTCCGACCTCTGTGCTCAACGGCCTGTATCCCTTGAGGGTTACGATTGAGGGGACGGAGGCTGTAAAGGCGATGCCTCCTGGGCTTCCGTATCAATTTGAGTTGCTTGCCCCTGCGCAAAAATAG
- a CDS encoding leucine-rich repeat domain-containing protein produces the protein MKIVCYRPPFVVLLALGCFFGKLLSAQTMLSEQELHQQKYVNSLAEALQAPEKVYRLRLVGQELKTFPREILLLPNLQELDLSNNALRTLPDDFYKLHKLEYLNLSFNSLRYLPKVLDSLEHLRELELNNNIFDSLPAQLAQLPALKSLSVNANRLRHFPPVLAKMEHLVALSLADNQISEIPETLNQLRHLERLQLSGNKLMTLPHTIGGLSRLQSLDLSRNLLRALPGDIGTLQQLRSLYLQNNRLQQLPESIVNLRLLEGLYLSENHLPRLPEGWAQLQELQILDLAHNQLTALPAGLMRTPKLQKLSLNHNKISQLPAWTEAWPQMRFLDIGYNQLSQLPDCWKLCPNLQQLSAPENALSTLPPSLTEVSTLQYLVLYNNQLTALPENLGQLQQLLYLSLTNNQITELPKRFIQLENLNYLELSYNQLAALPKNFSRLNKLQTLGLGHNRLNQLPSDFFKKMTGLQQLFLDGNQLSQLPDGYQGLSALRELYIGQNNLSERDKNRLTQALPQTMVVF, from the coding sequence ATGAAAATAGTTTGTTATCGCCCACCTTTTGTCGTGTTATTGGCCTTAGGCTGTTTTTTTGGGAAGCTGCTCTCTGCACAAACCATGCTCAGCGAGCAGGAGCTACACCAACAAAAGTATGTCAACAGTTTGGCCGAGGCGCTCCAAGCGCCCGAAAAAGTATATCGCTTGCGCCTAGTGGGGCAAGAGCTAAAGACCTTCCCCCGCGAAATACTGCTTTTGCCCAACCTACAAGAGCTAGACTTGAGCAACAATGCGCTGCGAACCCTGCCCGACGATTTCTACAAACTACATAAGCTTGAGTACCTCAACCTTTCGTTCAACTCTCTACGGTATTTGCCTAAGGTGTTAGACAGCCTCGAACACCTGCGAGAGCTGGAGCTCAACAACAATATCTTCGATAGCCTACCTGCCCAATTGGCACAGCTACCCGCTCTAAAGTCGCTTTCTGTCAATGCCAACCGCCTGCGCCATTTCCCCCCGGTATTGGCCAAGATGGAACATCTGGTGGCTTTGTCCTTGGCCGACAACCAAATCAGTGAAATCCCTGAAACACTCAACCAACTACGCCACCTAGAGCGCCTACAGCTAAGCGGCAACAAGCTGATGACCCTACCTCATACCATCGGAGGGCTGAGCCGCCTACAAAGCTTAGACCTTAGCCGCAACCTGCTCCGAGCGCTCCCTGGCGACATCGGTACTTTGCAACAGCTGCGCTCCTTGTACCTCCAAAACAACCGCCTCCAGCAATTGCCCGAAAGTATTGTCAACCTCAGGCTACTCGAAGGACTGTACTTATCCGAAAATCACCTCCCCCGACTGCCCGAAGGCTGGGCACAACTCCAAGAACTACAAATACTAGACCTGGCCCATAACCAGCTCACGGCCTTGCCCGCAGGGCTGATGCGTACCCCAAAGCTGCAGAAACTATCGCTCAACCACAATAAAATCAGCCAACTCCCTGCTTGGACCGAAGCTTGGCCACAGATGCGCTTTTTGGACATTGGCTACAACCAACTCAGCCAACTCCCCGATTGTTGGAAGCTTTGCCCCAATCTGCAACAACTCTCTGCGCCCGAAAATGCCCTTAGCACACTCCCCCCCAGCCTGACAGAGGTCAGTACCTTGCAGTACCTTGTGTTGTACAACAATCAACTCACGGCCTTGCCCGAAAACCTCGGACAGCTACAACAACTGCTGTACCTAAGCCTCACCAACAATCAGATTACGGAGTTGCCCAAACGCTTTATCCAGCTCGAAAATCTCAACTACCTAGAGCTGAGCTACAACCAGTTGGCAGCCTTGCCCAAAAATTTTAGCCGCCTCAACAAGCTACAAACACTTGGCCTTGGACATAACCGGCTCAATCAACTCCCTAGTGATTTTTTTAAGAAAATGACCGGCCTACAACAGCTCTTCCTTGATGGCAATCAACTCAGCCAACTCCCCGACGGATATCAAGGACTAAGCGCGCTACGAGAGCTGTATATAGGCCAAAACAACCTCAGCGAACGAGACAAAAACCGCCTCACACAGGCATTACCACAAACTATGGTGGTTTTTTAA